From the genome of Longispora fulva:
TGACTTCCCACCACTCGGCGAAGCACCGACTCGTCGATCACCGCGAGGTACTCGGGCGGCCCCTCCTTGCCCAACACCGAGTCCTGCCGCGCCAGCCTGATGTCGACAAATCTCCGGGTCATTTCCTCGTTGCCATGTGGATATCCGGTCTCGTAGACGGCCAGGGCATAGGCCTCGGTCTGGAGCAGCCCGGGCACGACGACCCCCGAGAACTCCTGGATGACCGTGGCTTCAGCCTCGATGTCGCAATAGAGCGCGTGCGTCGAGGACAGCAACGCCGCGTGCTGCTCCAGCCAGCCTGTCTTCTTGCTGTCGCGGAGCATCTGCTCCACTTTCGAGCGAGTCGTCTCGTCCATGACCTCATACGTATTCATCAGGTCACGCAGCCCGGCACGGGTCAACCGGGAATGGCCGTTCTCGAAGCGGCTCAGAGTCAGTCGGGTGATGTCCAGCTTCTCGGCAGC
Proteins encoded in this window:
- a CDS encoding helix-turn-helix domain-containing protein yields the protein MIIVPKPNIRLRRLGAELKKFREDAGFTQDQAAEKLDITRLTLSRFENGHSRLTRAGLRDLMNTYEVMDETTRSKVEQMLRDSKKTGWLEQHAALLSSTHALYCDIEAEATVIQEFSGVVVPGLLQTEAYALAVYETGYPHGNEEMTRRFVDIRLARQDSVLGKEGPPEYLAVIDESVLRRVVGSHALMADQLRHLLALVDRPRVLLQVVRFEAGFLTTVGALTVFGEQDRYVYASGVAGGSISDEEADYSEFRILHAHLQALALSPRASVELIREVADEHDRLSKG